A section of the Chloroflexota bacterium genome encodes:
- a CDS encoding cyclodeaminase/cyclohydrolase family protein: protein MQAPDRPATARPKPLNPEVPEEQGPRIAAFADALAAHAPAPGGGAAAAAAVAMGAALVQMASHYANPETLDASGRDRVESARALCQRAQSDAVAAVDADSDAYTAYRKAVRLPRSDEAQKDFRRREIQNSAKAASATSVSILEAALAVIDAGRTVAEIGNPRLASDAEGGALLARSAAGIALANLDANLRSCPEDSDRQRWQGLAEAARRRL from the coding sequence TTGCAAGCTCCCGACCGACCGGCGACGGCCCGCCCAAAACCATTGAACCCAGAAGTCCCAGAAGAACAGGGCCCGCGGATCGCCGCGTTTGCCGACGCGCTGGCCGCCCACGCGCCGGCCCCGGGCGGCGGGGCCGCCGCCGCCGCCGCAGTGGCGATGGGCGCGGCACTGGTTCAGATGGCCTCGCACTATGCAAATCCGGAAACGCTGGACGCATCAGGACGGGACCGGGTCGAATCCGCGCGAGCGCTCTGCCAGCGCGCCCAGTCCGACGCGGTCGCGGCCGTGGATGCCGATTCCGACGCTTACACGGCCTATCGCAAGGCGGTCAGGTTGCCGCGTTCAGACGAGGCCCAGAAAGATTTCCGGCGGCGTGAGATCCAAAACTCCGCCAAGGCGGCGTCGGCGACCTCGGTTTCGATCCTGGAGGCGGCGCTGGCGGTGATCGACGCCGGCCGGACCGTCGCCGAAATCGGCAACCCCCGGTTGGCAAGCGACGCCGAGGGCGGCGCGCTGCTCGCCCGGTCAGCGGCCGGGATCGCCTTGGCGAACCTGGACGCAAACCTGCGATCGTGTCCCGAAGACTCGGATCGGCAGCGCTGGCAGGGCCTTGCCGAAGCGGCGCGCCGGCGGCTTTGA
- a CDS encoding bifunctional 5,10-methylene-tetrahydrofolate dehydrogenase/5,10-methylene-tetrahydrofolate cyclohydrolase (catalyzes the formation of 5,10-methenyltetrahydrofolate from 5,10-methylenetetrahydrofolate and subsequent formation of 10-formyltetrahydrofolate from 5,10-methenyltetrahydrofolate), whose amino-acid sequence MADHLELTGREPARALRRDLRTFFDRVRWDHGDMEISALSVGDDPSTATYMRSIERTFGRYQIPVQAHNYPAGTDAAEFYHDLGELQSDPSQHGVIILKPLPESFTVDFNGPRTLPYVAAVQSHLDLECISPRRIMDLALGYSELAPPTAGAILRMLDHNQIPISGRRVVVIGRSGNVGRPAGWLLLQRNATLTYCHSKTTPEQLRQVTRSADILVSATGNPGMITADLVRPGAVVLDAGFSFVGSEVRGDVDFAEVSKVASAITPVPGGIGPLTNELLVHNLATLVSERYGLQTQG is encoded by the coding sequence TTGGCCGATCACCTAGAACTGACGGGCCGCGAGCCGGCGCGCGCATTGCGCCGCGACTTGCGCACGTTCTTCGACCGGGTGCGCTGGGACCACGGCGATATGGAAATCTCCGCGCTATCGGTCGGGGACGATCCGTCCACCGCGACCTATATGCGCAGCATCGAGCGCACGTTCGGCCGATATCAGATCCCGGTCCAGGCTCACAATTACCCGGCTGGCACCGACGCGGCCGAGTTCTATCACGACCTGGGCGAATTGCAGTCGGATCCGAGCCAGCACGGCGTGATCATCCTGAAGCCGCTCCCCGAGTCCTTCACGGTCGACTTCAACGGTCCGCGCACGCTCCCGTACGTGGCGGCGGTACAAAGCCACCTGGACCTCGAGTGCATCTCCCCGCGCCGAATCATGGACCTGGCGCTCGGTTACAGCGAACTGGCTCCGCCCACCGCCGGCGCGATCCTGCGGATGCTGGACCACAACCAGATTCCGATCTCCGGCAGGCGGGTGGTGGTGATCGGGCGCAGCGGCAACGTCGGGCGGCCGGCCGGATGGTTGCTGCTGCAGCGCAACGCCACGCTCACCTACTGCCACTCCAAGACGACGCCCGAACAGCTCCGCCAGGTCACCCGGTCGGCCGACATTCTGGTCAGCGCGACCGGAAATCCGGGAATGATCACCGCCGATCTGGTCCGGCCGGGGGCGGTGGTCCTAGACGCCGGGTTCAGCTTCGTGGGGTCGGAGGTCCGCGGCGACGTCGATTTTGCCGAAGTGAGCAAGGTGGCGTCGGCCATCACCCCGGTGCCGGGCGGAATCGGTCCGCTCACCAACGAGCTGTTGGTCCACAACCTGGCCACCCTGGTAAGCGAGCGCTACGGGCTGCAGACTCAGGGCTGA
- a CDS encoding DUF2779 domain-containing protein → MASARAVRLSKSRYIAGRQCPLQLWYRVYDPPADGFDPVFWEGAEETARALFPGGRSGSAPGAAGGADIARTASLLTDPGCPAIFEAAFAHDRLLAVVDVLQRHGESWDLIEVKTATRYDPTRGSAVSQPHITYDVAFQREVLRRAGIPVRKSWVYHLNPEYERRGELDLEALFRRREVTDLCEELAPQIQAEIEEFLALTPATAPAAEPGSRCRSPFECDFQDRCFARKPRHWIFTHLNRLNHHHRRWLAEGGVESVLELDATNTARLPDGARRRHLRFRDVYATGRPHISPELADDLEPLGPPSAYLDFETISPPIPRFDGTSPFQQLPFQYSLHLWWGDEDLRHFEYLAPAADDPRLGLARHLVGSLAHFPTGPILSYNASFERSCVDSLIRRAGESDSALADSLIGVRDRIVDLLPVVSANVIAAGFKGSYSMKAVAPAVLGEGSGYDEAEISDGLAAQRAFEDLAAGRIRGGRVEQVRLALLAYCKLDTLNLHRLHRALMDPRQLARSLTADPASA, encoded by the coding sequence ATGGCTTCGGCGCGCGCGGTACGGCTATCCAAATCTCGCTACATTGCCGGACGACAGTGCCCGCTGCAACTCTGGTACCGGGTCTACGACCCGCCCGCCGACGGGTTCGATCCGGTTTTCTGGGAGGGCGCCGAGGAAACGGCCCGCGCCCTTTTCCCCGGCGGGCGGTCCGGCAGCGCGCCCGGGGCGGCGGGTGGCGCCGACATCGCCAGGACCGCGTCGTTGCTGACCGACCCCGGCTGCCCGGCTATCTTCGAGGCCGCATTCGCGCACGACCGCCTGCTAGCGGTAGTCGACGTGCTTCAGCGCCACGGGGAAAGCTGGGACCTGATCGAGGTCAAGACCGCCACCCGCTACGACCCGACCCGCGGCTCGGCGGTGAGCCAGCCGCACATTACCTATGACGTGGCCTTCCAGCGTGAAGTTCTGCGACGCGCCGGAATCCCGGTGCGCAAGTCATGGGTCTACCACTTGAATCCGGAATACGAGCGGCGAGGTGAATTGGACCTCGAAGCCCTATTCCGGCGCCGGGAAGTTACCGACCTCTGCGAGGAATTGGCCCCCCAGATACAGGCGGAAATCGAGGAATTCCTGGCGCTCACCCCGGCCACCGCTCCGGCCGCCGAACCGGGCAGCCGCTGCCGGAGCCCCTTTGAGTGCGATTTCCAGGACCGGTGCTTTGCGAGAAAGCCGCGGCATTGGATCTTCACCCACCTGAATCGGCTTAACCACCACCACCGACGCTGGCTGGCCGAGGGCGGCGTCGAGTCGGTCCTCGAACTCGACGCCACCAACACCGCCCGGCTCCCGGACGGGGCGCGCCGCCGTCATTTGCGGTTTCGCGACGTCTACGCAACCGGCCGGCCCCACATCAGCCCCGAGCTCGCAGACGACCTCGAGCCCCTGGGACCGCCGTCGGCGTATTTGGACTTTGAAACCATCAGTCCGCCCATCCCGCGCTTTGACGGGACTTCACCGTTCCAGCAGCTGCCGTTTCAATACTCGTTGCACCTGTGGTGGGGCGATGAAGATCTTCGCCACTTCGAGTACCTGGCCCCGGCCGCCGACGATCCGCGCCTGGGATTGGCGCGGCACCTTGTCGGATCGCTGGCTCATTTTCCAACCGGACCGATCCTGTCCTACAACGCCAGCTTCGAGCGCAGCTGCGTGGATTCGTTGATTCGCCGGGCCGGCGAATCCGATTCGGCACTGGCCGATTCGCTCATCGGCGTGCGCGACCGCATCGTCGATCTCCTGCCGGTCGTTTCCGCGAACGTCATCGCCGCCGGATTCAAGGGCTCCTATTCGATGAAAGCGGTCGCACCGGCGGTGCTTGGCGAGGGCAGCGGTTACGACGAAGCTGAAATCTCCGACGGCCTGGCCGCCCAGCGCGCGTTCGAGGATCTCGCCGCCGGTCGAATCCGGGGCGGACGGGTCGAACAGGTTCGGCTCGCGCTCCTCGCCTACTGCAAGTTGGACACCCTAAACCTGCACCGGCTGCACCGGGCCCTAATGGACCCGCGGCAGCTTGCCCGGTCCCTCACCGCTGATCCGGCATCGGCATGA
- a CDS encoding glycine dehydrogenase subunit 2 has protein sequence MQRRDPVIYELSQEGRSGVALPDPDPALGGPEDLLPADQLRQDLPLPQVSQVDVVRHFVRLSQKNFSIDTDMYPLGSCTMKQNPKINEATARLEGFNRIHPGQPDEQLQGALELLYRLGSQLKKITGFAGVTLQPSAGAQGEFVGLQLIRAHHLANGDQRRRILIPDSAHGTNPATASMCGFESVAIPSNSDGEIDFDFLMGELDETVAGLMMTVPNTLGIFETRIGEVCRAAHAVGALVYCDGANMNAMLGRVRPADLGIDVMHLNLHKTFSTPHGGGGPGAGALCCAERLAPYLPVPTVERDPDGRYRRQWDRPRSIGKVHSHLGNFGNLVRAYTYICSNGDAGLKGIADNAVLNANYLRTQLQADYDLPHDRICMHEVVFSGSRQKRLGASTLDIAKRLIDHGFHPPTVYFPLVVREALMIEPTETESRQTLDRFIAAMRSIAREAETEPEKLQQAPTSAPVGRLDEATAARRPDLRFRHA, from the coding sequence ATGCAGAGACGCGATCCGGTGATCTACGAGCTCTCGCAGGAGGGTCGCAGCGGAGTGGCTCTGCCCGACCCGGACCCGGCCCTGGGCGGACCCGAGGACCTGCTGCCGGCCGACCAGCTGCGCCAGGACCTGCCGCTTCCCCAGGTTTCGCAGGTGGACGTCGTGCGGCATTTCGTGCGGCTGTCGCAGAAGAACTTCTCGATCGACACCGACATGTATCCGCTCGGTTCCTGCACCATGAAGCAGAACCCCAAGATCAACGAAGCCACCGCCCGCCTTGAGGGATTCAACCGGATTCATCCCGGCCAGCCCGACGAGCAACTGCAGGGCGCCCTGGAACTGCTCTATCGACTCGGTAGCCAGCTCAAAAAGATCACCGGATTTGCCGGAGTGACCCTGCAACCCTCGGCCGGCGCCCAGGGGGAATTCGTCGGCCTGCAGCTGATCCGGGCCCACCACCTGGCCAACGGGGACCAGCGGCGCCGCATATTGATACCCGACTCGGCGCACGGCACCAATCCCGCCACCGCGTCGATGTGCGGATTCGAAAGCGTGGCAATTCCCTCGAACTCAGACGGTGAAATCGATTTCGACTTCCTGATGGGGGAACTTGACGAGACGGTGGCCGGGCTCATGATGACCGTGCCGAACACGCTGGGGATTTTCGAGACCCGAATCGGCGAAGTCTGCCGGGCCGCCCACGCGGTCGGCGCGCTGGTCTACTGCGACGGGGCGAACATGAACGCCATGCTCGGGCGGGTGCGGCCCGCCGACCTGGGGATCGACGTAATGCACCTGAACCTGCACAAGACGTTCTCGACCCCGCACGGCGGGGGCGGACCCGGCGCCGGGGCGCTATGCTGCGCCGAGCGACTAGCCCCTTATCTGCCGGTCCCAACGGTCGAACGCGACCCGGACGGCCGTTACCGGCGCCAATGGGATCGGCCGCGGTCGATTGGCAAAGTCCACTCGCACTTGGGCAATTTTGGAAACCTGGTGCGCGCCTACACCTACATCTGCTCCAACGGCGATGCCGGCCTGAAAGGCATCGCCGACAACGCGGTGCTCAATGCCAACTACCTGCGCACCCAACTGCAAGCTGACTACGATCTGCCCCACGACCGGATATGCATGCACGAGGTGGTCTTTTCCGGATCCCGCCAGAAAAGGCTGGGCGCCAGCACCCTCGACATCGCCAAACGCCTGATCGATCACGGTTTTCATCCGCCGACGGTCTATTTCCCGCTGGTTGTGCGCGAAGCGCTGATGATCGAACCTACCGAGACCGAATCGCGCCAGACCCTGGACAGATTCATCGCGGCGATGCGATCAATTGCCCGTGAAGCCGAAACCGAACCCGAAAAATTGCAACAGGCCCCGACCAGCGCGCCGGTGGGGCGGCTGGACGAGGCGACCGCGGCGCGGCGCCCCGACCTGCGCTTCCGGCATGCCTGA
- a CDS encoding diaminopimelate epimerase: protein MRFTKLHGAGNDFVLVDTRSEDERDWPQFAQSVCDRHFGVGGDGVLLLRGEPGENLEMVMYNPDGSAAEMCGNGIRCFAKYLYDRGEIGEGRTGVLTGAGPLWVQVLGDGPQGLRVATSLGVPDLDAAAVPTTLAADMAIEVPLEIGGQEIELTCVSMGNPHAVARVESPEEFDLERIGPQIEHHPAFPERTNFEIYAPVVTRNGATLRMRVWERGAGITLACGSGAGATVAAAMKTGAIEFGRVGLEVDGGHLEAEWDHEHDDLILIGPAVTVFDADWNH, encoded by the coding sequence ATGCGATTTACCAAGCTGCACGGAGCCGGCAACGATTTCGTGCTCGTCGATACCCGCTCGGAAGACGAGCGCGATTGGCCGCAGTTTGCGCAGTCGGTATGCGATCGCCACTTCGGAGTCGGCGGGGATGGCGTGCTGCTGTTGCGGGGCGAACCGGGCGAGAACCTCGAGATGGTCATGTACAACCCGGACGGCTCTGCGGCCGAGATGTGCGGCAACGGCATTCGCTGCTTTGCCAAATACCTATACGACCGGGGCGAGATCGGCGAAGGCCGGACCGGCGTTCTTACCGGCGCCGGGCCGCTCTGGGTCCAGGTCCTGGGCGACGGCCCGCAGGGCCTTAGGGTTGCCACCTCGCTCGGCGTGCCGGACCTTGACGCGGCGGCGGTGCCGACGACGTTGGCCGCCGATATGGCGATCGAGGTTCCGCTGGAGATCGGCGGTCAGGAGATTGAGTTGACCTGCGTGAGCATGGGCAATCCCCACGCAGTCGCCCGGGTGGAATCGCCCGAGGAATTCGATCTCGAGCGCATCGGACCGCAAATCGAGCATCATCCGGCCTTCCCCGAGCGCACCAATTTCGAGATCTACGCTCCGGTGGTCACGCGCAATGGAGCCACCCTGCGAATGCGCGTCTGGGAGCGCGGCGCCGGGATCACCCTGGCCTGCGGATCGGGTGCGGGCGCCACGGTGGCGGCAGCAATGAAGACCGGTGCGATCGAATTCGGGCGGGTTGGGCTCGAGGTCGACGGGGGCCACCTTGAAGCCGAGTGGGATCACGAGCACGACGACCTGATCCTGATCGGACCGGCAGTCACCGTTTTTGACGCCGACTGGAACCATTGA
- a CDS encoding aminotransferase class I/II-fold pyridoxal phosphate-dependent enzyme — translation MIARRIAELPPYLFARLDALRAEKAATGVDVIPVSIGDPDLPTPEPVVERLREAAGNPAYHRYNETAIPQFRRAIADWYRRRFAIDLDPDREIVPLIGSKEGIAHAPVALVDPGDLVLVPDPGYPVYSIGTELVGGRVSYMPLLAERGWTPDLSEIDPMDRSAAKLMWLNYPNNPTAAAGSEGFFAEALEFCRRNQILLCQDAAYSEVTFDGFRATSALSQPGALDYCVEFHSLSKTYNMTGWRIGWAAGNAAVIEALARVKSNMDSGMFAAIEAAGVAALEMPEEWISRRNKALEARRDRVVAALRRMGLAPEVPAASLYVWTPVPQGFDSSSFAAHVIDEAGVVVTPGLGFGPGGDGYFRISLTTPDARLDEAMDRLARLNF, via the coding sequence CTGATCGCGCGCCGCATCGCCGAACTGCCGCCATATCTGTTCGCGCGCCTGGATGCGCTGCGGGCCGAGAAGGCCGCCACCGGAGTCGACGTGATACCGGTCAGCATCGGAGACCCGGACCTGCCGACGCCGGAACCGGTCGTGGAACGCCTGCGCGAAGCGGCCGGCAACCCCGCCTACCACCGCTACAACGAGACCGCCATCCCCCAGTTCCGCCGCGCCATTGCCGACTGGTACCGGCGGCGGTTCGCGATCGATTTGGATCCGGACCGTGAAATCGTCCCCCTCATCGGCTCCAAGGAGGGGATCGCCCACGCCCCGGTCGCCCTGGTCGACCCGGGCGACCTGGTGCTGGTCCCGGACCCGGGCTACCCGGTCTACTCGATCGGCACCGAACTGGTCGGCGGCCGGGTGTCCTACATGCCGCTGCTGGCCGAGCGCGGGTGGACCCCGGATCTCTCCGAAATCGATCCGATGGACAGGTCCGCGGCCAAGCTGATGTGGCTCAATTACCCCAACAATCCGACCGCCGCGGCCGGTTCGGAGGGGTTTTTCGCAGAAGCGTTGGAATTCTGCCGCCGCAACCAGATCCTCCTCTGCCAGGACGCGGCCTATTCCGAGGTCACGTTCGACGGGTTCCGCGCCACGAGCGCCCTGTCCCAACCCGGGGCGCTAGATTACTGCGTTGAATTCCATTCGCTATCCAAGACCTACAACATGACCGGCTGGCGAATTGGCTGGGCCGCCGGCAACGCCGCCGTCATCGAGGCTTTGGCGCGGGTCAAGAGCAACATGGACTCGGGGATGTTCGCCGCAATTGAAGCGGCCGGCGTGGCTGCCCTGGAGATGCCCGAGGAATGGATCAGCAGGCGCAACAAGGCCCTGGAGGCGCGGCGCGATCGCGTGGTGGCGGCGCTGCGCCGGATGGGGCTGGCACCGGAGGTTCCCGCCGCCAGCCTCTATGTCTGGACGCCGGTGCCGCAGGGGTTTGATTCCAGTTCCTTTGCGGCCCACGTGATCGACGAGGCCGGCGTCGTGGTGACTCCGGGACTGGGATTCGGTCCCGGCGGGGACGGCTACTTCCGAATTTCGTTGACCACGCCGGATGCGCGCCTGGACGAAGCTATGGACCGACTGGCGCGACTTAACTTTTGA
- the miaA gene encoding tRNA (adenosine(37)-N6)-dimethylallyltransferase MiaA, with the protein MLPETPEPPLVAIVGPTASGKTALAVELCREIGGAVISADSRQVYRGMDIGTAKPTASERGGIDHHLLDIRTPDCPYSLPEFLGDANAAIGAIRSDGMVPVVVGGTALYVHALLAGFAPGPADPDLRRALERDLKRTGLNALNERLGALDSAAARAVDSRNPRRVLRALERRILAGRGAVAKSWPQHPAIVLGLHDRPARRTEKIARRTRMMLASGLTDEVRRLLAGYGQSTILQTTIGYSECVDYLLGRCDLTAAEQGIRTATNQYARRQMTYLRNKMRIQWLEPDRPQIQQALTRIGRTG; encoded by the coding sequence GTGCTTCCGGAAACCCCTGAACCGCCGCTGGTCGCGATCGTTGGACCGACCGCCAGCGGCAAAACCGCGCTGGCGGTTGAGCTCTGCCGGGAGATCGGCGGCGCGGTGATCTCGGCCGATTCGCGTCAGGTCTACCGCGGCATGGATATCGGGACCGCCAAGCCCACGGCGTCCGAGCGCGGTGGAATCGATCACCACCTGCTGGACATTAGGACGCCCGACTGCCCGTATTCGCTGCCCGAATTCCTCGGCGACGCCAACGCCGCGATCGGCGCGATCCGGTCCGACGGGATGGTCCCGGTGGTGGTGGGCGGGACCGCGCTTTACGTTCATGCGCTGCTGGCCGGGTTTGCCCCCGGACCGGCCGATCCCGACCTGCGCAGAGCGCTCGAACGGGATCTGAAGCGTACCGGACTGAATGCGCTGAATGAACGACTCGGTGCCCTCGACTCCGCGGCCGCCCGCGCAGTCGACTCCAGGAACCCGCGACGCGTATTGCGGGCTCTGGAACGGCGGATCCTGGCTGGCCGCGGCGCCGTCGCCAAAAGCTGGCCGCAGCACCCGGCGATCGTATTGGGCCTCCATGATCGGCCCGCCCGGCGGACCGAAAAGATTGCCCGCCGCACCCGCATGATGCTCGCCTCGGGACTTACCGACGAAGTCCGCCGTTTGCTCGCCGGTTACGGTCAGTCGACCATATTGCAGACCACCATCGGCTATTCCGAATGCGTCGATTACCTGCTGGGACGCTGCGACCTGACCGCGGCCGAGCAGGGGATCCGGACCGCGACCAACCAGTACGCGCGCCGGCAGATGACCTATCTAAGAAATAAAATGCGCATTCAATGGCTTGAACCCGACCGACCGCAAATTCAGCAGGCGCTGACGCGAATTGGTCGGACCGGGTAG
- the dinB gene encoding DNA polymerase IV has translation MATGPDQRAGGAAGRGDRGAAPRPALPACLTSAASGGADRAVPGDRGRPPRRIAHFDLDQFFVAVERARDSSLAGKPVIVGYPGPRGVVSTASYEARAFGAHSAQPMAEALRLCPQAVVIAPQRRRYQAASEQFHRILSAHVPIVQPGGLDEAYADLTGVEAGDPEGPRRVAEGVRSDVSDQIQVRVSVCIAGGRTTAKVGSDKVKPDGLLEIPPGGDAAFLAPLPIRVLPSVGPQFAGQLKRAGVETIGDAAALSKQWLAEQFGRRGIVLSDRARGVDPTPVTGGSAPAKQVSRETTFDADITAKSHMRQVVGQLAASVAADLRSGGRRARTITLKLRWSDFSTITRSQTLPQPVYDTEAVAAAADRLLRRVIAGAPGRAVRLLGISAGNLETPLRQLEMESISGADRSDRQRRRAERRDAALDAIRRRFGPRALRRGLAREED, from the coding sequence ATTGCAACAGGCCCCGACCAGCGCGCCGGTGGGGCGGCTGGACGAGGCGACCGCGGCGCGGCGCCCCGACCTGCGCTTCCGGCATGCCTGACCTCCGCCGCATCCGGGGGCGCTGACCGCGCGGTGCCAGGTGACCGGGGCCGCCCGCCGCGCCGGATCGCCCACTTTGACCTCGATCAGTTTTTCGTGGCGGTCGAACGCGCCCGCGACTCGAGCCTGGCCGGAAAACCGGTCATCGTCGGTTATCCCGGGCCGCGCGGCGTAGTCTCGACCGCGTCGTACGAAGCCCGCGCGTTCGGAGCCCATTCCGCCCAGCCCATGGCCGAAGCACTGCGGCTCTGTCCCCAGGCGGTGGTGATCGCCCCGCAGCGGCGGCGCTACCAGGCGGCTTCGGAGCAGTTCCATCGGATCCTCTCCGCCCATGTCCCGATAGTGCAGCCGGGCGGTCTGGACGAGGCCTACGCGGACCTGACCGGCGTTGAAGCCGGCGATCCAGAGGGTCCGCGGCGGGTCGCCGAAGGTGTCCGCAGCGACGTGTCCGACCAGATCCAGGTCAGGGTGTCGGTCTGCATCGCCGGCGGCCGCACCACCGCCAAGGTCGGATCGGACAAGGTCAAGCCCGACGGCCTGCTGGAGATTCCCCCGGGTGGCGATGCGGCCTTCCTGGCACCGCTGCCGATCCGCGTTCTCCCTTCGGTGGGGCCGCAGTTCGCCGGCCAGTTGAAGCGAGCGGGGGTCGAAACGATCGGCGATGCGGCCGCCCTGTCCAAGCAGTGGCTGGCAGAGCAGTTCGGACGCCGCGGCATTGTTCTTTCCGATCGCGCCCGCGGGGTGGATCCGACTCCGGTGACGGGCGGCTCGGCGCCCGCCAAGCAGGTCTCGCGCGAGACGACCTTTGACGCCGACATAACCGCCAAGTCGCACATGCGGCAGGTCGTGGGCCAACTGGCCGCTTCGGTTGCCGCCGATTTGCGCAGTGGCGGCCGGCGCGCTCGCACCATTACCTTGAAGTTGCGCTGGTCGGACTTTTCCACGATCACCCGATCCCAGACGCTCCCCCAGCCGGTATATGACACCGAGGCGGTCGCTGCGGCTGCCGACCGGCTGCTTCGCCGCGTCATAGCCGGCGCCCCCGGTCGGGCGGTGCGGTTGCTGGGGATTTCGGCCGGCAATCTCGAAACGCCGCTGAGGCAGCTGGAGATGGAATCGATTTCCGGGGCGGATAGGTCCGATCGCCAGCGGCGCCGTGCCGAACGCCGGGACGCGGCCCTCGACGCCATCCGGCGGCGCTTCGGGCCCCGGGCGTTGCGCCGCGGTCTTGCGCGCGAGGAGGACTGA
- the hflX gene encoding GTPase HflX has protein sequence MNRESGEPVFLVGLELPGRGIWTPKDSLAELSELAESAGARVCGQTLLRVRRPNPALLIGTGQAEEVVAEAARLRAQAIVFDAELQPRQQRNLERRARRKILDRTALILDVFARHAGSAEGKLQVARAQIDYLLPRLSDLWVQFSRTGGGIGTRGPGETQIERDRRELRARLSVLDRQIERLRSRRSIARAQRAEAGLTVALVGYTNAGKTSLHAALCGDADPGEPRMFATLDPKVRRAELPGGQLALVIDTVGFINRLPPRLVAAFRATLEEVESADALVHVADVSAPHLTERVETVVSTLEDLGLADKPSVLALNKADRLRAGESPPLPGGMLVSARTGAGLDVLRDAIGKAAAADWQQFDVELPYRSGALLERIRSSGRIARLRYVGDRVLVQGSGPPALLNRLRRYAAPESIHT, from the coding sequence TTGAACCGCGAATCCGGGGAGCCGGTCTTCCTGGTTGGTCTGGAACTACCCGGGCGCGGCATCTGGACGCCGAAGGACAGCCTGGCCGAACTGAGCGAGTTGGCCGAATCGGCCGGCGCCCGGGTCTGCGGGCAGACTCTGCTGCGGGTGCGCCGCCCCAACCCGGCGTTGCTCATCGGGACTGGGCAGGCCGAGGAAGTGGTGGCAGAGGCCGCCCGGTTGCGAGCGCAGGCGATCGTATTCGACGCCGAGCTGCAACCGCGCCAGCAACGCAACTTGGAACGGCGCGCGCGCCGCAAGATCCTCGACCGGACCGCCTTGATCCTGGACGTGTTCGCCCGCCACGCGGGATCCGCCGAAGGCAAGCTGCAGGTCGCCCGGGCCCAGATCGATTACCTGCTGCCGCGCCTCTCCGACCTCTGGGTCCAGTTCTCGCGTACCGGCGGCGGGATCGGGACGCGCGGTCCGGGCGAGACCCAGATCGAACGCGACCGCCGCGAGCTGCGGGCGCGCCTCTCGGTCCTGGACCGCCAAATCGAACGGCTCCGGTCGCGGCGCTCCATCGCCCGCGCCCAGCGCGCCGAAGCCGGACTGACCGTCGCCCTGGTCGGATACACCAACGCCGGCAAGACCAGCCTTCACGCAGCGCTCTGCGGCGACGCCGATCCCGGCGAGCCGCGCATGTTCGCGACCCTGGATCCGAAGGTCCGCCGGGCCGAATTGCCGGGTGGCCAGTTGGCCCTGGTGATCGATACGGTCGGGTTCATCAACCGCCTGCCGCCGCGCCTGGTGGCCGCATTCAGAGCGACCCTGGAAGAAGTTGAATCAGCCGATGCGCTGGTCCACGTCGCCGATGTATCCGCCCCCCACCTGACGGAAAGGGTCGAGACGGTTGTTTCCACGCTGGAAGATCTTGGCCTGGCCGACAAACCAAGCGTCCTGGCGCTGAACAAGGCCGACCGCTTGCGGGCCGGAGAGAGCCCGCCGTTGCCCGGCGGGATGCTGGTTTCGGCCCGTACGGGCGCCGGGCTGGACGTACTGCGCGACGCGATCGGCAAGGCCGCCGCCGCCGACTGGCAGCAGTTTGACGTGGAACTCCCTTACCGCAGCGGCGCCCTGCTCGAAAGGATCAGATCCAGCGGGCGGATCGCAAGGCTCCGCTATGTCGGAGACCGCGTGTTGGTGCAGGGCAGCGGCCCGCCGGCCCTGCTGAACCGGCTGCGCCGATACGCGGCACCGGAATCGATTCACACTTGA